TGCGGCGCGGCGGAACGCGCCCTCGAACCCCTTCCCGATGAAGTCGCTCATAAAGAACACAATGGCCCGCCGGCGCTGCACCTTGTTGAGGTAGTCGAGGGCCGCGGCGAGGTCGGTTCCCAGGTGTTTTGGATCGAACGCGAGGATGTCGCGCAGCAGCCGGAGGACGTGGCGCGGGCCTTTGTTCGGCGGAACGAAGCGTTCCACCTCGGACGAGAACGCGAGCAGCCCGACGCGGTCGTTGTTGCTCACCGCGCACAGCGCGAGCAGCGCCGCGAGTTCTGCCGCGGCCGAGCGCTTCGTGAGTTGCCGCGTGCCGAACCCCTGGCTCGCGGACACGTCCACCACGAGGATCATCGTCAGCTCGCGCTCCTCGACGAACCGCTTGATGAACGGGTGCCCGACGCGCGCGGTCACGTTCCAGTCGATGGTCCGCACGTCGTCGCCGGCCTGGTACTCGCGCACCTCCTCGAACGACAGCCCGG
This region of Gemmata massiliana genomic DNA includes:
- a CDS encoding DUF58 domain-containing protein — encoded protein: MLPADVLRQVRRLHLRARRLVQTLLGGEYHSAFKGAGLSFEEVREYQAGDDVRTIDWNVTARVGHPFIKRFVEERELTMILVVDVSASQGFGTRQLTKRSAAAELAALLALCAVSNNDRVGLLAFSSEVERFVPPNKGPRHVLRLLRDILAFDPKHLGTDLAAALDYLNKVQRRRAIVFFMSDFIGKGFEGAFRRAAHKHDLIAVRTSDPRERVWPAVGLVRLQDAETGQQVLVDTSDRRVRDQFAAATKARDEAFAKLARGCQADLIEAGTDGDHFDALLNFFRKRDRRRRHG